The following coding sequences are from one Capsicum annuum cultivar UCD-10X-F1 chromosome 3, UCD10Xv1.1, whole genome shotgun sequence window:
- the LOC107865833 gene encoding protein NIM1-INTERACTING 2, whose protein sequence is MLLMDGEKKRKRTEKEVESAAKAVEEIKEETIVLPSPSEAEVNEFFAILRRMHVAVKYLQRNAQVLPENVNVHSSQLTAPTAGANGVVDGQKRAHGIVRKGVLLDLNSMPDGGE, encoded by the coding sequence ATGCTACTTATGGACGgagagaagaagaggaagagaacgGAGAAAGAGGTAGAAAGTGCAGCGAAGGCGGTAGAGGAGATCAAGGAGGAGACAATAGTGTTGCCGTCGCCATCAGAGGCGGAAGTAAACGAATTCTTCGCAATCCTGCGGAGGATGCACGTGGCGGTTAAGTATCTACAGAGAAATGCTCAAGTTCTGCCGGAAAACGTTAACGTTCACAGCAGCCAGTTAACTGCACCAACGGCCGGTGCTAACGGCGTTGTAGATGGACAGAAGAGAGCACATGGAATTGTGAGAAAAGGTGTTTTATTGGACCTCAACAGTATGCCTGATGGTGGAGAGTAA
- the LOC107865832 gene encoding uncharacterized protein LOC107865832 yields MNVKAVKNVKRERVMEGCINSVRKVRIIYDDPDATDSESDDDQNENVGRIKRVVKEVVIPCVSCENSFEKCSKIDDVRIQNSKKIVENKRVQLKPSSLPRGVRMRKWGKYAAEIRDPSQGKRIWLGTFETVEAASQAYEAKRAEFDRTMLLEKDKNLSSAGAPAEGSVACSSHPTNGTNRLESLPSPSSVLDAPTSSAAPVESIDVPAKEMDQMPALETMEDLLFSGCLDFNSGFEDQMLNEFVGKAEQGISRLIEEPLIEQGLKSNCLVEMTEVNIKKQTKARQQRIEICKKFTKGIEDRSLNCNDKSVLGVLDEPRIMSPSISAELKNVRFEENAATGNDLKLLGFDNNALFDKDPAQMFDPYTDALGLDSNFLWCYGVDEDFTDDFFEVTSPKLDEVDVRWLDDLLLSDQSTP; encoded by the coding sequence ATGAATGTTAAGGCGGTTAAGAATGTTAAGAGGGAGAGGGTAATGGAGGGTTGTATTAATTCAGTGAGAAAAGTTAGGATCATATATGATGATCCTGATGCTACTGATTCTGAGAGCGACGATGATCAGAATGAAAATGTTGGTAGAATCAAGCGCGTTGTTAAGGAGGTTGTCATTCCTTGTGTTTCGTGTGAGAACAGCTTTGAAAAATGTTCTAAAATTGACGACGTTAGGATACAAAATTCCAAGAAGATTGTTGAAAACAAGAGGGTGCAGCTAAAGCCGTCATCGTTGCCTAGAGGAGTTAGGATGAGGAAATGGGGTAAGTATGCAGCGGAGATTAGAGACCCTTCGCAGGGGAAGAGGATATGGTTGGGGACTTTTGAGACTGTGGAAGCGGCTTCACAAGCATACGAGGCGAAGAGGGCTGAGTTTGATAGAACGATGTTATTGGAGAAGGATAAGaatttgagttctgctggagctcCTGCTGAGGGTTCTGTGGCTTGTTCATCGCATCCTACAAATGGGACTAATCGTTTGGAGTCACTCCCATCCCCATCTTCGGTGCTAGATGCGCCCACATCATCAGCTGCCCCAGTCGAGTCCATTGACGTTCCAGCGAAAGAGATGGATCAAATGCCAGCTTTAGAAACCATGGAAGACCTATTGTTTTCAGGTTGTCTAGATTTTAACTCGGGATTTGAGGATCAAATGCTGAATGAATTTGTTGGAAAGGCAGAACAGGGCATTTCAAGATTGATCGAAGAACCTTTGATAGAACAAGGCTTGAAAAGTAATTGCCTTGTTGAGATGACTGAAGTGAATATCAAGAAGCAAACGAAAGCCAGGCAACAAAGGATAGAAATTTGTAAAAAATTTACAAAGGGCATTGAGGACCGGAGTCTAAATTGCAATGACAAGTCTGTTCTTGGTGTACTAGACGAGCCTCGCATCATGTCACCTTCTATTAGTGCGGAGCTTAAGAACGTGCGCTTTGAGGAAAATGCAGCTACGGGGAATGACTTGAAACTTCTAGGCTTTGATAACAATGCTCTATTTGATAAGGATCCAGCACAAATGTTTGATCCATATACTGATGCCTTAGGTTTGGACAGCAATTTTCTTTGGTGTTATGGCGTAGACGAAGACTTCACAGATGATTTTTTTGAAGTTACTTCACCAAAACTGGATGAAGTTGATGTTAGATGGTTAgatgatcttttgttatcagaTCAATCGACTCCGTAA
- the LOC107861906 gene encoding carbon catabolite repressor protein 4 homolog 5 isoform X2, protein MVKHAPPKFKSPGDGRNSPANEPSRSSTSKKSRSIQHDMDQHRSKKKQKLTIHQTQTETETLTLNHTSTSYTHTYANSYTYSYSKGKEKRRKGKSKKAIADDKRKWVYSTHHISPLQDRVVFMSYNILGVKNAAAHEDLYLNVSPKYLDWDYRKKLICKEIRDYNPGIMCFQEVDRFDDLDHLLVKEGFKGVYQARTGDACDGCAIFWNSKLFDILHEESIEFQNFNLRNNVCQLCVFKMNVKSSNKDMSASNSESVSSLRFLVGNIHVLYNPNRGDIKLGQVRLFLESAQRLSQEWGDIPVVLAGDLNSMPQSAMYQFLTSNKLDIQMHDRKQISGQIYPFQNRSFNPRWSNEELMLATGTGASYLIHQLQLSSAYAGTPGSSRTRGNSGEPLATSYHFKFMGTVDYIWHTTGFVPVRVLDTLPVDILRRTRGLPSKKWGSDHLSLLCELAFADEGSEA, encoded by the exons ATGGTTAAGCACGCGCCGCCCAAATTCAAGTCTCCCGGCGACGGCAGAAATTCACCGGCGAATGAGCCTTCTCGGTCATCCACTtcaaagaaaagtagaagtattcaGCATGATATGGATCAACACCGGAGCAAAAAGAAGCAAAAATTAACAATACATCAAACTCAGACTGAAACTGAAACCCTAACCCTAAATCATACTTCTACTTCCTATACCCATACATATGCAAATTCATACACATATTCGTACAGTAAGGGCAAAGAAAAACGGCGTAAAGGAAAATCAAAGAAAGCAATTGCAGATGATAAGCGCAAATGGGTTTACTCTACTCACCATATTTCCCCATTGCAAG ATAGAGTTGTTTTTATGTCGTATAACATACTAGGGGTAAAAAATGCAGCAGCTCATGAGGACTTGTACCTCAATGTGTCTCCAAAATATTTGGATTGGGATTACAGGAAGAAGCTCATATGCAAAGAAATTCGGGACTACAATCCGGGTATAATGTGCTTTCAG GAGGTTGACCGTTTTGATGATTTAGACCATCTCCTCGTGAAAGAGGGCTTCAAAGGGGTTTATCAG GCTCGTACAGGTGACGCATGTGATGGCTGTGCAATATTTTGGAACAGCAAACT ATTTGATATTCTGCATGAGGAGAGCATAGAATTCCAAAATTTTAATCTACGGAATAATGTTTGCCAACTTTGTGTTTTCAAG ATGAATGTGAAAAGCTCAAATAAGGATATGAGTGCTTCAAATTCGGA GAGTGTATCCTCGCTAAGATTTCTGGTTGGCAATATTCATGTACTCTACAACCCCAATCGTGGAGACATCAAGTTGGGACAG GTTAGACTCTTTCTCGAGAGTGCCCAAAGGCTATCTCAAGAATGGGGTGATATACCAGTTGTGCTTGCTGGAGATCTAAATAGTATGCCCCAG AGTGCAATGTATCAGTTTTTGACTTCAAATAAG TTGGACATCCAAATGCATGACCGAAAGCAAATCTCTGGCCAAATTTATCCATTTCAAAATAGAAGCTTCAACCCGAG ATGGAGTAATGAAGAGCTAATGCTTGCTACCGGAACAGGAGCTAGTTACCTGATACACCAGTTACAACTGAGCAGTGCCTACGCTGGAACTCCT GGAAGCTCTAGAACCAGGGGAAACTCTGGAGAACCCTTGGCGACATCATATCATTTCAAATTTATGGGAACTGTTGACTATATATG GCACACAACAGGGTTTGTTCCAGTAAGAGTTCTTGATACCTTACCTGTTGATATTTTAAGGAGAACAAGAGGGCTTCCTAGTAAG AAATGGGGAAGTGATCATCTTTCTCTTTTGTGTGAACTGGCCTTTGCTGATGAAGGGAGTGAGGCATGA
- the LOC107861906 gene encoding carbon catabolite repressor protein 4 homolog 5 isoform X1 → MVKHAPPKFKSPGDGRNSPANEPSRSSTSKKSRSIQHDMDQHRSKKKQKLTIHQTQTETETLTLNHTSTSYTHTYANSYTYSYSKGKEKRRKGKSKKAIADDKRKWVYSTHHISPLQDRVVFMSYNILGVKNAAAHEDLYLNVSPKYLDWDYRKKLICKEIRDYNPGIMCFQEVDRFDDLDHLLVKEGFKGVYQARTGDACDGCAIFWNSKLFDILHEESIEFQNFNLRNNVCQLCVFKMNVKSSNKDMSASNSESVSSLRFLVGNIHVLYNPNRGDIKLGQVRLFLESAQRLSQEWGDIPVVLAGDLNSMPQSAMYQFLTSNKLDIQMHDRKQISGQIYPFQNRSFNPRFCNRWSNEELMLATGTGASYLIHQLQLSSAYAGTPGSSRTRGNSGEPLATSYHFKFMGTVDYIWHTTGFVPVRVLDTLPVDILRRTRGLPSKKWGSDHLSLLCELAFADEGSEA, encoded by the exons ATGGTTAAGCACGCGCCGCCCAAATTCAAGTCTCCCGGCGACGGCAGAAATTCACCGGCGAATGAGCCTTCTCGGTCATCCACTtcaaagaaaagtagaagtattcaGCATGATATGGATCAACACCGGAGCAAAAAGAAGCAAAAATTAACAATACATCAAACTCAGACTGAAACTGAAACCCTAACCCTAAATCATACTTCTACTTCCTATACCCATACATATGCAAATTCATACACATATTCGTACAGTAAGGGCAAAGAAAAACGGCGTAAAGGAAAATCAAAGAAAGCAATTGCAGATGATAAGCGCAAATGGGTTTACTCTACTCACCATATTTCCCCATTGCAAG ATAGAGTTGTTTTTATGTCGTATAACATACTAGGGGTAAAAAATGCAGCAGCTCATGAGGACTTGTACCTCAATGTGTCTCCAAAATATTTGGATTGGGATTACAGGAAGAAGCTCATATGCAAAGAAATTCGGGACTACAATCCGGGTATAATGTGCTTTCAG GAGGTTGACCGTTTTGATGATTTAGACCATCTCCTCGTGAAAGAGGGCTTCAAAGGGGTTTATCAG GCTCGTACAGGTGACGCATGTGATGGCTGTGCAATATTTTGGAACAGCAAACT ATTTGATATTCTGCATGAGGAGAGCATAGAATTCCAAAATTTTAATCTACGGAATAATGTTTGCCAACTTTGTGTTTTCAAG ATGAATGTGAAAAGCTCAAATAAGGATATGAGTGCTTCAAATTCGGA GAGTGTATCCTCGCTAAGATTTCTGGTTGGCAATATTCATGTACTCTACAACCCCAATCGTGGAGACATCAAGTTGGGACAG GTTAGACTCTTTCTCGAGAGTGCCCAAAGGCTATCTCAAGAATGGGGTGATATACCAGTTGTGCTTGCTGGAGATCTAAATAGTATGCCCCAG AGTGCAATGTATCAGTTTTTGACTTCAAATAAG TTGGACATCCAAATGCATGACCGAAAGCAAATCTCTGGCCAAATTTATCCATTTCAAAATAGAAGCTTCAACCCGAG ATTTTGTAATAGATGGAGTAATGAAGAGCTAATGCTTGCTACCGGAACAGGAGCTAGTTACCTGATACACCAGTTACAACTGAGCAGTGCCTACGCTGGAACTCCT GGAAGCTCTAGAACCAGGGGAAACTCTGGAGAACCCTTGGCGACATCATATCATTTCAAATTTATGGGAACTGTTGACTATATATG GCACACAACAGGGTTTGTTCCAGTAAGAGTTCTTGATACCTTACCTGTTGATATTTTAAGGAGAACAAGAGGGCTTCCTAGTAAG AAATGGGGAAGTGATCATCTTTCTCTTTTGTGTGAACTGGCCTTTGCTGATGAAGGGAGTGAGGCATGA
- the LOC107864734 gene encoding uncharacterized protein LOC107864734 produces MDRQKKRKRTVNTDANGGDHSGGAAVSPPLPAPSEAEVDEFFAILRRMNVAVKYLQKNAQINDVAEAGGQKRVDLDLNTLPESED; encoded by the coding sequence ATGGACCGgcagaagaagagaaagagaacaGTGAACACCGACGCTAACGGCGGCGATCATAGCGGAGGTGCCGCGGTTTCTCCGCCGCTGCCAGCTCCGTCGGAGGCGGAAGTCGACGAGTTCTTCGCGATCTTACGGAGGATGAACGTAGCAGTTAAATATCTACAGAAAAATGCTCAGATCAATGACGTGGCAGAAGCTGGTGGACAGAAGAGAGTTGATTTGGACCTCAATACTCTACCAGAAAGCGAAGACTAA